The DNA window CGTTTAAAAAAACAAAGCAAAAAAATAGTATTTACAAACGGATGTTTTGATCTTTTGCATTTGGGGCATATTTTGCTTTTTAAAAAAGCCAAATCTTGCGGCGATATTTTGGTGTTGGGGTTAAATACGGATGAATCCGCAAAAAGGTTAAAAGGGCCGAAACGCCCGCTGGTTGATGAACGTTCAAGAGCAAGGGTTTTATCCGAACTTGAAAGCATAGACTATATAACATTTTTTAACGAAGATACTCCGTTTGAACTGATAAAAGAGCTTAAGCCGAATATTCTTGTTAAGGGCGGAGACTATCGTCTTAACGAAATTGTGGGAAGAAACCTTGTGGAAAAAGTGGTCCGTTTTCCGTTCGTAGAAGGATATTCAACAACCTCTCTTATCAAAAAAATAGTTCAAGCATATGGAAAATAAGCTGTGCTCTGATAAAAGTATTTTAACTTTTCTTTGCGTGCCCAAAGAAAAGTAACAAAAGAAAGGGCACCCCGAGGGCTATTCGCTCGATATTTTTTCGGCGGCTGCGGAACTCGTCCTTCGGCTTCGCCATGATGGACTCAAACAGTCCTCGCCGACTGCTTCCGAAAAAAATCTTGCTCATTGGCAGCCCAAAGGGGATATAAAAACTAATTAGAGACAAAAAATTCTGAATGGTTAAGAAAAATTACACAACAAATTTTGATTTATTATCAGATAAAAAAGCATACAGGCTTTTTGATGCGAATTTAAATAGGGCAAAAGAAGGTCTGCGGGTAATAGAAGATACGGCAAGGTTTATCTTTGACAAACAAAAGCTTTATAAAAATATTCGCAGTTTGCGCCATAAAATTGATAAACTGACCAGAAAAATATATCCGGAACTGGTCGGTGAAAGAAATTCCAAAGCTGATCCCGGAAGAAAAATTAAAGAAGGCAAAAGAAAAAACCTTGAAGCAATATTGATTGCAAATTTTAAAAGGGTTGAAGAATCTTTGAGGGTGCTTGAAGAATACAGCCGTTTAATTTATCCGTCAGCCGGGCCGGGATTTAAAAGCGCAAGATTTTCTGTTTATTTGTTAGAAAAAAAGGTTTTGAATTTAAATGCTAAAGCTTAAGCTTTATTGTATTACCTGCAAAAGACAGGATTTAAGTTACGAAGAACAGGTCGGACAGGCTTGCCGCGGCGGCGCGGACGCGATTCAGTTTCGCGATGACGAGCTTTCCGACACAAAAATCCTTGAAATAGGGGAACGGCTTAAAAAGATTTGCGGCGAAAAAAAAGTTCTTTTCATATTAAACAACAGGCCTGACCTTGCTCTTGCCCTTGACGCAGACGGTGTTCATCTTGGACAAAACGACATACCGGTCAAATGGGCAAGACAGATTCTTGGTTCGGCAAAAATTGTCGGAGTCTCTGTTTCAGCATTGGGAGAATCTATAGCAGCAGAAAGAGAAGGGGCGAGCTATATTGGTCTTAATCCAATTTTTGAAACACCGATAAAAGCCGAAAGGAAAGCTTTAGGGCTTGATATCATTGGCTTAATTAAAAAAAGAGTTAAAGTTCCTGTAATAGCAATAGGCGGGATAACAAAGGATAATGTCTCAGAAGTTATTAAAGCCGGCGCTGACGGCGTTTCTGTAATACGTTCAGTCTGCGGATCAAAAGATATTATTTCCGCAGCTAAAGAGCTTAAAACAAAAATTGCTGAAACCGAAAGGGAAATGGCAAAAACAGGTTTTTTGAAACGGGAAAAATAGCCATGAAAATATCTGATATATCAAAAATAGATTTATCAACGGAAGATATCGCAGAAGTAGCCTTGGATGAAAAAGTTAAAACTGATTTTATTGTTTCAGGGCTTGAAGACGGCACTATAGTAATTCCGAAAAACAATAACCGCTCTTTAAAAAAAATCATCGGCATAGGCAAAGGCTTAAGAACCAAGGTAAACGCGAATATCGGGACTTCTCCTGTTCGGGTTTCAATAAAAGAAGAGATAAAAAAACTAAAGATTGCCGTTAAGTTCGGCGCAGACGCAATAATGGATCTTTCAACGGGCGGTGACATAGATAAAATAAGAAAAATAATACTTGATGAGTGCCCGGTCTGCGTTGGTACGGTTCCGATATATCAGGCAGCCTGCGAAACAGTAAGCAAAGGAAACAAAATAGCAAAGATGGACCCCGGCCTCCTCTTTGACATTATAGAAAAGCAGGCCGAAGACGGTGTGGACTTTATGACGGTCCACTGCGGAATAACTAAAAAGTCAGTTGAGATTTTAGAACGCCAAAAACGAGTGACCGGTGTGGTATCGCGGGGCGGCTCTTTTCTTGTAAAGTGGATAAAGGCAAACGGCAAAGAAAATCCTTTATTTGAAAATTATGACCGGCTGATAGATATAGCAAAAAAATATAATGTTACTTTAAGTCTCGGCGACGGTTTAAGGCCGGGAAGTATTTGTGATGCTACGGACGATGCTCAGATTGCTGAACTTAAAATACTTGGAGAACTTGTTCTTGAAGCAAGAAAAAACGGTGTACAGGCTATAATTGAAGGGCCCGGACACGTTCCTTTAAACAAAATACAGCAAAATGTAGAGCTTGGCAAAAAATACGGTTACAACGCGCCCTTATATTTTCTCGGGCCGCTTGTTACTGATATTGCGGCAGGATTTGACCACATAACTTCTGCTATAGGCGGAGCTATAGCGGCCTCATATGGCGTTGATTTCTTATGTTATGTTACTCCCGCGGAACATTTAAGACTTCCGGATGTTGACGATGTATATATGGGAGTTATCGCAAGTAAAATTGCCGCTCACGCGGCGGATATCGTTAAAAATGTCCCCGGGGCAAAAGAACTTGATTTAGAGTTTTCAAAATGGCGCAAGGACAGACACTGGCGAAATCAGGAACGGCTTTCTCTTGATCCTGAAAAATTCAGAAACGAAAGAGCAAAAATGCTTCCAAATTCCGACGATGAATGCGCTATGTGCGGCCAGTTTTGCGCGATGAAGGACTAATTTATTAGCGGATAGCGGATAGCGTTTAGCGTATAGAAAAACCAAGAAATTCTTTTACTATACGCTTTAGAAGTCGCAGAGAGCTAAATAGCTATTAGTAAATTTAGTAAAAGGATTGACTGATGAGAGTTAG is part of the Elusimicrobiota bacterium genome and encodes:
- a CDS encoding adenylyltransferase/cytidyltransferase family protein, which translates into the protein MLKNSSNRKIQTRKALQNIIKRLKKQSKKIVFTNGCFDLLHLGHILLFKKAKSCGDILVLGLNTDESAKRLKGPKRPLVDERSRARVLSELESIDYITFFNEDTPFELIKELKPNILVKGGDYRLNEIVGRNLVEKVVRFPFVEGYSTTSLIKKIVQAYGK
- a CDS encoding thiamine-phosphate pyrophosphorylase, yielding MVKKNYTTNFDLLSDKKAYRLFDANLNRAKEGLRVIEDTARFIFDKQKLYKNIRSLRHKIDKLTRKIYPELVGERNSKADPGRKIKEGKRKNLEAILIANFKRVEESLRVLEEYSRLIYPSAGPGFKSARFSVYLLEKKVLNLNAKA
- the thiE gene encoding thiamine phosphate synthase, with amino-acid sequence MLKLKLYCITCKRQDLSYEEQVGQACRGGADAIQFRDDELSDTKILEIGERLKKICGEKKVLFILNNRPDLALALDADGVHLGQNDIPVKWARQILGSAKIVGVSVSALGESIAAEREGASYIGLNPIFETPIKAERKALGLDIIGLIKKRVKVPVIAIGGITKDNVSEVIKAGADGVSVIRSVCGSKDIISAAKELKTKIAETEREMAKTGFLKREK
- the thiC gene encoding phosphomethylpyrimidine synthase ThiC; this encodes MKISDISKIDLSTEDIAEVALDEKVKTDFIVSGLEDGTIVIPKNNNRSLKKIIGIGKGLRTKVNANIGTSPVRVSIKEEIKKLKIAVKFGADAIMDLSTGGDIDKIRKIILDECPVCVGTVPIYQAACETVSKGNKIAKMDPGLLFDIIEKQAEDGVDFMTVHCGITKKSVEILERQKRVTGVVSRGGSFLVKWIKANGKENPLFENYDRLIDIAKKYNVTLSLGDGLRPGSICDATDDAQIAELKILGELVLEARKNGVQAIIEGPGHVPLNKIQQNVELGKKYGYNAPLYFLGPLVTDIAAGFDHITSAIGGAIAASYGVDFLCYVTPAEHLRLPDVDDVYMGVIASKIAAHAADIVKNVPGAKELDLEFSKWRKDRHWRNQERLSLDPEKFRNERAKMLPNSDDECAMCGQFCAMKD